Proteins from one Scleropages formosus chromosome 14, fSclFor1.1, whole genome shotgun sequence genomic window:
- the LOC108920101 gene encoding heat shock factor protein 3-like yields the protein MVNKNSCVPGFVSKLWTLVDSPSTNDVICWSSGGTNFRILEEERFTKEILPKYFKHNNLSSFIRQLNMYGFRKVLCLEGGLVKPKNLSVLEFHHMYFQKGKEDLLEYIKRKVSSVRTEDTKISQEDMYKVLEDVQLVRGKQEDMDQKLENMKRENETLWKEVSALRRKHSLQQRTLTKVIQFFISLVQGNCVVGIKKKRPLTIDMSDSPPAKISKLLRVLPKDGASFNAMSAFSNTSSSNVTIVDITNKTGQEIATILADELDCPAEIISPEVTAEGAVGILEAEANVQSLEQASSLQGEGVEDLGDEILDSILATEDTSVAPYQSEVELNRVAIQDHINGIDSSFEELQALLRGKQFNVQPKFISNLFNPDLLDAEMDMPESTITMGPMSEWPDSNIQGEELALSPGSSKGNEVAQCTPSHVLTLLDELCSSLGMEKSQVEEPPVTPRAESSSPKPRGDDLVTHTGQPTG from the exons atggtGAACAAGAATTCGTGTGTTCCGGGATTTGTGTCGAAACTGTGGACGCTGGTTGACAGTCCGAGCACTAATGATGTTATTTGTTGGAGCTCG ggTGGCACAAACTTTAGAATTCTTGAGGAAGAAAGGTTCACAAAGGAAATTCTTCCCAAGTACTTCAAGCACAATAATTTGTCCAGTTTTATACGGCAGCTCAACATGT ATGGTTTTCGCAAAGTACTGTGTTTAGAAGGTGGTCTGGTGAAACCCAAGAACTTAAGTGTGCTGGAGTTCCATCATATGTATTTCCAGAAAGGAAAAGAGGATTTGCTTGAATATATTAAACGCAAG GTGTCCTCAGTCCGAACAGAAGATACTAAGATCAGCCAGGAGGACATGTACAAAGTCTTGGAGGATGTTCAGCTAGTCAGAGGTAAACAGGAAGATATGGATCAAAAGcttgaaaacatgaaaag GGAAAATGAAACTTTATGGAAGGAAGTCAGCGCTCTTCGGAGAAAGCACAGTTTACAGCAGAGAACTCTGACTAAG GTGATTCAGTTCTTTATCAGTCTTGTTCAAGGGAACTGTGTTGTTGGGATTAAGAAGAAAAG gcCATTAACGATTGACATGTCTGACAGCCCACCAGCAAAAATCAGTAAACTGTTACGTGTTCTGCCAAAGGATGGTGCTTCTTTTAAT gCGATGTCAGCATTTAGTAATACATCTTCAAGCAATGTAACCATTGTTGACATCACAAATAAGACAGGGCAAGAGATCGCAACCATATTGGCAGATGAACTAGACTGTCCTGCtgaaat CATCAGTCCTGAAGTCACAGCAGAGGGAGCAGTGGGGATATTGGAAGCAGAAGCTAATGTTCAATCATTGGAGCAGGCCTCTTCGTTGCAAGGAGAAGGTGTCGAAGACTTGGGGGATGAAATCTTAGATAGCATCCTGGCAACAGAAGACACGTCGGTGGCACCGTATCAGAGTGAAGTAGAGCTGAACAG GGTTGCTATTCAAGACCACATCAATGGCATTGACTCCTCCTTCGAAGAACTTCAAGCTTTGCTTCGAGGGAAACAGTTCAACGTGCAGCCAAAATTTATCAGTAAT CTATTTAATCCTGACCTTTTGGATGCTGAAATGGACATGCCAGAAAGCACCATTACTATGGGACCC ATGTCAGAATGGCCAGACAGCAACATCCAAGGTGAAGAGCTCGCATTGTCTCCTGGGAGCAGCAAAG GGAACGAGGTGGCACAGTGCACTCCGTCTCATGTCCTAACGCTGCTGGATGAGCTGTGCAGCAGCCTGGGTATGGAAAAGAGCCAGGTGGAGGAACCGCCTGTCACCCCCAGGGCAGAGAGCAGCTCCCCAAAGCCACGCGGGGACGACCTGGTGACCCACACCGGACAGCCCACAGGGTGA